The following are encoded in a window of Flavobacteriales bacterium genomic DNA:
- the mnmE gene encoding tRNA uridine-5-carboxymethylaminomethyl(34) synthesis GTPase MnmE, producing MDHRHNDTIAAIATPPGMGAIAVLRLSGPEAFVVLGKVAPGLSGSVEERKAHFAHFQDEEGRIDEGLVTCFRGPRSYTGEDVVEVGVHGSPYVQQRMLEALLTAGARLAEPGEFTRRAFLNRKLDLSQAEAVADLIASQSAAQHRLAMRQLRGGFGRGIEALRQRLIDFSALVELELDFSEEDVEFAKRPELIALIDEIARMCTALIESFRYGNAVKQGVPVAIVGPPNSGKSTLLNALLQEDRAIVSEIPGTTRDTVEETITLDGVLFRFIDTAGIRRTEDTVERLGIERSHRKAREAEVVLLLGDSSVLSEGALRTEADLLRQRIKAEIGEGYIPEVIPVMNKADLRAASGNGTIAISAKTGAGLDMLRQRLVEHVSAMRSGPGDLVVTNVRHVDALTKARAALFDAHKAIMAGASGELLAVDLRRAQHHLGEITGRITTDDLLGSIFGRFCIGK from the coding sequence GTGGACCATCGACACAACGACACCATCGCCGCCATCGCCACGCCGCCGGGCATGGGCGCCATCGCCGTGTTGCGCCTCTCCGGGCCGGAAGCCTTCGTGGTGCTGGGGAAGGTGGCTCCCGGCCTGTCCGGGTCCGTGGAAGAGCGAAAGGCCCACTTCGCGCATTTCCAGGATGAGGAGGGCCGCATCGACGAGGGTCTGGTGACCTGCTTCCGCGGGCCGCGCAGCTATACCGGCGAGGACGTGGTGGAGGTGGGCGTGCATGGCTCGCCGTACGTGCAGCAGCGCATGCTGGAAGCCTTGCTCACGGCCGGTGCGCGGCTGGCGGAACCCGGCGAATTCACGCGGCGCGCCTTTCTGAACCGCAAGCTGGACCTGAGCCAGGCCGAGGCCGTGGCCGACCTGATCGCCAGCCAGAGTGCCGCCCAACACCGGCTGGCCATGCGGCAACTGCGTGGTGGCTTCGGACGTGGCATCGAAGCGCTTCGGCAGCGCCTGATCGACTTCTCCGCCCTGGTGGAACTGGAGCTCGACTTCTCGGAAGAGGACGTGGAGTTCGCCAAACGGCCGGAACTGATCGCCCTGATCGATGAGATAGCGCGCATGTGCACCGCGCTGATCGAGAGCTTCCGCTACGGCAATGCGGTGAAGCAGGGTGTGCCGGTGGCCATCGTGGGCCCGCCCAACAGCGGCAAGAGCACCCTGCTCAACGCGCTATTGCAGGAGGATCGTGCCATCGTGAGCGAGATACCCGGCACCACGCGCGACACCGTGGAGGAGACGATCACCCTGGACGGGGTCCTGTTCCGATTCATCGATACCGCCGGCATCCGCCGCACGGAGGACACCGTGGAACGCCTGGGCATCGAGCGCAGCCACCGCAAGGCCCGCGAGGCCGAGGTCGTGCTGCTGCTGGGCGACTCGTCCGTGCTGTCCGAAGGCGCCCTGCGCACCGAGGCCGACCTGCTGCGGCAACGGATCAAGGCCGAGATCGGTGAAGGCTACATCCCCGAGGTGATCCCCGTGATGAACAAGGCCGACCTGCGCGCCGCCAGCGGCAACGGCACGATCGCCATCAGCGCGAAGACCGGCGCCGGCCTGGACATGCTGAGACAGCGCTTGGTGGAACATGTGAGCGCCATGCGCAGTGGCCCGGGCGACCTGGTGGTGACCAATGTGCGCCATGTGGACGCGCTGACAAAGGCACGCGCGGCGCTGTTCGATGCCCACAAGGCGATCATGGCCGGTGCCAGCGGCGAACTACTGGCGGTAGATCTGCGCCGCGCCCAGCACCACCTGGGCGAGATCACCGGCCGGATCACCACGGACGATCTGCTCGGCAGCATCTTCGGGCGCTTCTGCATCGGGAAGTGA
- a CDS encoding PQQ-binding-like beta-propeller repeat protein, translating to MKKRTTISIAVLLCITAIHAQKDMSILWETKLGHQTEFTGTGTEERGYSYAATDKEITVFDNKTGQARWNNKFKELAPKLSKIDELIPFWESDCLFLFDRKMGKDQIVVVDMATGKALWNTDKYQNLVEESIVYVPEKDGFAIALKDRLVWVMAKTGEEKWSTDKFKGSVGRYAVTRDGKLVMVNFMPTGLGALFTGFKNQIAKVDLATGNILWENTYIGRPERKVISGEFLYALDIQDDKVFLRMNGMQVYDLNTGANVYSAAFDFTPDGLVSAPAGARKFGVYHAVAEPVILGDDMYILDMSNKKSQYVKKYDRNSGKLLWTSPEIRGGARAIPNMYVVGDKVLLQIGGNVEVQHYIYQRKPDGQGGWTIYQEWKIYQRNVKPNGIQAFNTGDGSFAWESERFKKGITNAILVGDNFVVSSGKEMYSLDPVNGAEKFTVPVAKGGVGLAQEIRTYKDKVVVIGDKGVSTFNMDTGEPVASGKYKKSDIEDMHEDRLILKTEKSDIACFDLDDCTFKEFKARTGATTTMSTDGNFVYVYDKKNVTKVGTR from the coding sequence ATGAAGAAGCGAACGACCATCAGCATCGCCGTGCTGCTATGTATCACGGCCATTCATGCCCAGAAGGACATGTCCATCCTCTGGGAGACCAAACTCGGCCACCAGACCGAATTCACCGGCACCGGCACCGAGGAGCGCGGCTACAGCTACGCCGCCACGGACAAGGAGATCACCGTGTTCGACAACAAGACGGGGCAGGCGCGCTGGAACAACAAGTTCAAGGAACTGGCGCCCAAGCTGAGCAAGATCGACGAGCTCATCCCCTTCTGGGAAAGCGACTGCCTCTTCCTCTTCGACCGGAAGATGGGAAAGGACCAGATCGTGGTGGTGGACATGGCCACCGGCAAGGCGCTCTGGAACACGGACAAGTACCAGAACCTGGTGGAGGAAAGCATCGTGTACGTGCCCGAGAAGGACGGCTTCGCCATCGCCCTGAAGGACCGCCTGGTATGGGTGATGGCCAAGACCGGCGAGGAGAAGTGGAGCACCGACAAGTTCAAGGGCTCGGTGGGCCGCTACGCCGTGACCAGGGATGGCAAGCTGGTGATGGTGAACTTCATGCCCACCGGCCTCGGCGCGCTGTTCACCGGTTTCAAGAACCAGATCGCCAAGGTCGACCTGGCCACCGGCAACATCCTCTGGGAGAACACCTACATCGGCCGCCCGGAACGCAAGGTCATCAGCGGTGAGTTCCTCTATGCCCTGGACATCCAGGACGACAAGGTCTTCCTGCGCATGAACGGCATGCAGGTGTACGACCTGAACACGGGTGCCAACGTGTACAGCGCCGCCTTCGACTTCACGCCCGATGGGCTGGTCTCCGCCCCGGCCGGTGCGCGCAAGTTCGGCGTGTACCACGCCGTGGCCGAACCGGTGATCCTGGGCGACGACATGTACATCCTGGACATGAGCAACAAGAAGAGCCAGTATGTGAAGAAGTACGACCGCAACAGCGGCAAGCTGCTGTGGACGAGCCCGGAGATCCGCGGCGGTGCACGGGCCATTCCCAACATGTACGTGGTGGGCGACAAGGTGCTGCTGCAGATCGGCGGCAACGTGGAGGTGCAGCACTACATCTACCAGCGCAAACCCGACGGCCAGGGCGGCTGGACGATCTACCAGGAATGGAAGATCTACCAGCGCAACGTGAAGCCCAACGGCATCCAGGCCTTCAACACGGGCGACGGCAGCTTCGCCTGGGAGAGCGAGCGCTTCAAGAAGGGCATCACCAACGCCATCCTGGTGGGCGACAATTTCGTGGTGAGCAGCGGCAAGGAGATGTACAGCCTGGATCCCGTCAACGGCGCTGAGAAGTTCACCGTGCCCGTGGCCAAGGGCGGCGTGGGCCTGGCCCAGGAGATCCGCACCTACAAGGACAAGGTGGTGGTGATCGGCGACAAGGGTGTGAGCACCTTCAACATGGACACCGGCGAGCCCGTGGCCAGTGGCAAATACAAGAAGAGCGACATCGAGGACATGCATGAGGACCGCCTGATCCTGAAGACGGAGAAGAGCGACATCGCCTGTTTCGACCTCGACGACTGCACCTTCAAGGAGTTCAAGGCGCGCACCGGCGCCACCACCACCATGAGCACCGACGGCAACTTCGTGTACGTGTACGACAAGAAGAACGTCACCAAGGTGGGTACCCGGTAG
- a CDS encoding WD40 repeat domain-containing protein: protein MALAATAQDDGQVFRVIDMRDEANRTDHINAWLDLAPDGRTLAVAPVQSFPFRLWDTQEERITRTLDVGNWYAGSRAEFTSTGRYLLLQQLFYLDFSVNKDRPVKHELVEVASGKVVLSFDELHAAAVTPDETAMIVMMRDGAYRVDIASGRRDKLPLERTGYALALSNDGKRLAVSHKPTKAELEAMPSVRNDKDAIKRGLKDGRIVVVYDLGTLKPMYTLGELFDKVFRLEYSPDGKDLWIHAKPNSYRTSSKNINQSYLSVADAVSGEMRRTSFPSLSPYEPDFRASPDGKLLAIASQGNKFMEVHLYDRATGRMVDRFVVSFRLFEKSASTNTVTSTDARMSFCFLPDSRRMLIVAGNRLIEWTYKP, encoded by the coding sequence ATGGCGCTCGCTGCCACGGCCCAGGACGATGGCCAGGTGTTCCGCGTGATCGACATGCGCGACGAGGCCAACCGGACCGACCACATCAACGCATGGTTGGACCTGGCGCCGGACGGTCGCACGCTGGCGGTCGCGCCCGTGCAATCTTTCCCCTTCAGGCTCTGGGACACCCAGGAGGAGCGCATCACCCGCACGCTGGACGTGGGCAACTGGTACGCCGGTTCGCGCGCCGAATTCACCTCCACCGGCCGCTACCTGTTGCTGCAGCAGCTCTTCTACCTGGACTTCTCCGTGAACAAGGACCGTCCGGTGAAGCATGAACTGGTGGAAGTGGCCAGCGGCAAGGTGGTGCTCTCCTTCGATGAACTGCACGCCGCGGCCGTGACGCCCGACGAGACCGCCATGATCGTGATGATGCGCGATGGCGCCTACCGGGTGGACATCGCATCGGGCAGGCGCGACAAACTGCCCTTGGAACGCACGGGCTATGCCCTGGCCTTGAGCAACGATGGGAAGCGCCTCGCGGTATCGCACAAGCCGACCAAGGCCGAGCTGGAGGCGATGCCCTCGGTGCGCAACGACAAGGACGCCATCAAGCGCGGGCTGAAGGATGGCCGCATCGTGGTGGTGTACGACCTGGGCACACTGAAGCCCATGTACACCCTGGGCGAGTTGTTCGACAAGGTCTTCCGGCTGGAATACAGCCCGGATGGGAAGGACCTGTGGATCCATGCCAAGCCGAACAGCTACCGCACCAGCAGCAAGAATATCAACCAGAGCTACCTGAGCGTGGCCGACGCGGTGAGCGGCGAGATGCGGCGCACCTCCTTCCCATCGCTCTCGCCCTACGAACCCGACTTCCGCGCGAGCCCGGACGGCAAGCTCCTCGCCATCGCCAGCCAGGGCAACAAGTTCATGGAGGTGCATCTCTACGACCGCGCCACCGGGCGCATGGTGGACCGCTTCGTGGTGAGTTTCCGGCTTTTCGAAAAGAGCGCCAGCACCAACACGGTCACCTCCACGGATGCCCGAATGAGCTTCTGTTTCCTGCCGGACAGCCGCCGCATGCTGATCGTGGCCGGCAACCGCCTGATCGAATGGACCTACAAGCCATGA
- a CDS encoding WbqC family protein translates to MPPVPLLSACYFGSVEHYALLARHPRVVIDTGEHYVRQSYRTRTGIVGPNGPQDLSLQVEHGQGRKLPMREVRLSTAETWPQQHLHALRSAYGKAPWCIHYIEDIEAVLLAGYERLVDLDLATMRSGLKWLGLRTELVISDTYCEVADPPLDRTDLRTTLHPKKPLPPQVPAIGPYPQTFADRHGFMPRRSIIDLVMNTGPEALKFLVQP, encoded by the coding sequence ATGCCACCGGTACCGCTCCTCTCCGCCTGCTACTTCGGCAGCGTGGAGCACTACGCCCTGCTGGCCAGGCATCCCCGCGTGGTCATCGATACCGGCGAGCATTACGTGCGCCAGAGCTACCGCACCCGCACCGGCATCGTGGGACCCAACGGACCGCAGGACCTGAGCCTGCAGGTCGAGCATGGCCAGGGGCGCAAGCTGCCCATGCGCGAGGTGCGCCTGTCCACCGCGGAGACCTGGCCACAGCAGCATCTGCACGCCCTCCGCAGCGCGTACGGCAAGGCGCCGTGGTGCATCCACTACATCGAGGACATCGAAGCTGTGCTGCTCGCGGGGTACGAAAGGCTGGTGGACCTTGACCTCGCGACCATGCGTTCAGGCCTGAAATGGCTGGGGCTTCGCACCGAACTGGTGATCTCGGACACCTATTGCGAAGTGGCCGATCCGCCGCTGGACCGGACCGACCTGCGCACCACGCTGCACCCCAAGAAGCCACTGCCACCGCAGGTTCCGGCCATCGGGCCCTACCCCCAGACCTTCGCCGACCGGCATGGCTTCATGCCCCGCCGCAGCATCATCGACCTGGTGATGAACACCGGCCCTGAGGCGTTGAAGTTCCTTGTCCAACCTTGA